The following proteins come from a genomic window of Varunaivibrio sulfuroxidans:
- a CDS encoding iron-containing alcohol dehydrogenase: MTKIIAGNWNFPTKITFGPGTIAQLADSCAALGIRRPLLITDRGLRDLPMIAAAIAANAAAGLPTGLFAEVKGNPVGKNVEDGVAAFRDGGHDGVIAFGGGSALDAAKAVALMVGQDRPLWDFVDEGDNWLRVNEDGMVPVVAVPTTAGTGSEVGRASVITDEDGHRKKIIFHPRMMPGIVISDPELTVGLPAHVTAATGIDAFVHCFEAYCAPGYHPMAEGIALEGMRLIAGALPRAYADGADVVARADMLAAASMGAVAFQKGLGGVHALAHPIGAVYDTHHGLANAILLPYVMRANRAAIAPRMGLVGRVLGLDRADFDGVFQWALEFRKTLGIANALKDIGLDAGRADDIGAMAAADPSAGGNPIAIGAAGYGDIFRKAVSGDLG; encoded by the coding sequence ATGACGAAAATTATTGCGGGAAACTGGAATTTTCCGACCAAGATCACATTTGGACCGGGGACGATCGCCCAATTGGCCGACAGTTGCGCGGCGCTGGGCATACGCCGGCCCCTGCTGATTACCGACCGGGGCCTGAGGGACCTGCCGATGATCGCCGCCGCGATCGCGGCCAACGCGGCGGCGGGCCTGCCGACGGGCCTGTTCGCCGAGGTCAAGGGCAACCCGGTCGGCAAAAATGTTGAGGACGGCGTGGCGGCCTTTCGCGACGGCGGGCATGACGGCGTTATCGCCTTCGGCGGCGGCAGCGCCCTGGACGCCGCCAAGGCGGTGGCCCTGATGGTCGGCCAGGATCGCCCGTTGTGGGATTTCGTCGATGAGGGCGATAACTGGCTGCGCGTCAACGAAGACGGTATGGTCCCCGTGGTCGCGGTGCCGACCACGGCGGGCACCGGATCGGAAGTCGGTCGGGCCAGCGTGATTACCGACGAGGACGGGCATCGAAAAAAGATCATTTTCCATCCCCGGATGATGCCGGGGATCGTGATTTCCGATCCCGAGTTGACGGTGGGTCTGCCCGCCCATGTCACCGCGGCCACCGGGATCGATGCCTTCGTGCACTGTTTCGAGGCTTACTGCGCCCCCGGATACCATCCGATGGCCGAAGGCATCGCCCTGGAAGGCATGCGTCTGATTGCGGGCGCCCTGCCCAGAGCCTATGCCGACGGCGCCGACGTGGTCGCGCGCGCCGACATGTTGGCGGCGGCGTCGATGGGCGCGGTCGCGTTTCAAAAGGGCCTGGGCGGCGTCCATGCCCTGGCCCATCCGATCGGGGCGGTATACGACACCCATCACGGCCTCGCCAACGCCATTTTACTGCCCTACGTGATGCGCGCCAATCGGGCGGCGATCGCGCCCCGGATGGGGCTCGTCGGGCGGGTCCTGGGGCTGGATCGGGCCGATTTCGACGGCGTTTTCCAGTGGGCCCTGGAGTTCCGCAAGACCCTGGGAATCGCGAACGCCCTGAAGGACATCGGCCTCGACGCCGGGCGCGCCGACGACATCGGGGCAATGGCCGCCGCCGATCCTTCGGCGGGGGGCAATCCGATCGCCATC